The Nitrospira sp. KM1 genome includes a window with the following:
- a CDS encoding DUF3365 domain-containing protein, which yields MNSNRTVLALSLSIAMTCTAWGVTAGEPSFDTTARYILEVVKAFRTAYVLHVVEHTKDGGTSAQENWQKDAHYLPLPAQFVKGAAEQISSFEVGLIGLTPLNPANRPRTEAETKALIELEKNRQRRFVSFVDGDQFKAVSADLALVQSCVDCHNHHPRSARKNFQKWDVMGGLVVRLKREAEPEGLALPAEPSKRPLGTLEKMTPTPTTPPPWVR from the coding sequence ATGAATTCCAATCGGACCGTATTGGCTCTGAGCCTCTCTATCGCCATGACTTGCACGGCCTGGGGCGTGACGGCCGGTGAGCCATCGTTTGACACCACCGCCCGGTATATTCTCGAGGTTGTGAAGGCGTTTCGCACCGCATATGTTCTTCACGTCGTCGAACATACTAAAGATGGGGGAACGTCTGCGCAGGAAAACTGGCAGAAGGACGCTCACTACCTTCCTCTGCCAGCTCAATTCGTCAAGGGAGCCGCCGAGCAAATCAGCAGCTTCGAGGTGGGACTGATCGGATTGACCCCCCTCAATCCTGCCAACCGCCCGCGTACGGAAGCGGAAACCAAGGCTCTCATCGAATTGGAAAAAAATCGGCAACGGCGGTTTGTCAGCTTCGTGGACGGCGACCAATTCAAGGCAGTTTCAGCAGATTTGGCGCTGGTGCAATCTTGTGTCGACTGTCATAACCATCATCCGCGATCCGCCAGAAAGAATTTCCAGAAGTGGGATGTCATGGGCGGCCTCGTCGTGCGGTTGAAGCGGGAGGCCGAGCCTGAAGGACTGGCGCTTCCCGCTGAACCGTCCAAGCGCCCTCTGGGCACTCTCGAGAAAATGACGCCGACGCCCACTACGCCCCCGCCTTGGGTTCGATGA
- a CDS encoding DNA-3-methyladenine glycosylase I — MTRCSWVGSKPHCIQYHDTEWGVPVHRDKKHFEMLLLEGAQAGLSWETILLRRSGYRKAFAGFDPVRVARFNQKHKSALLKDPGIIRNRLKIDAAVSNARAFLAIRREFGSFDKYVWQFVGGTSIINRWRRKQDVPASTTASDVLSQDLKKRGFRFVGTTIVYAYMQAIGMVNDHTMDCFTRKTSSRRSLA; from the coding sequence ATGACGCGTTGCAGTTGGGTCGGATCTAAGCCGCATTGTATTCAGTATCACGACACCGAGTGGGGTGTTCCCGTGCACAGGGATAAGAAGCATTTCGAAATGCTTTTGTTGGAAGGCGCTCAAGCCGGGTTGTCGTGGGAAACAATCCTGCTTCGCCGGTCAGGGTATCGAAAAGCCTTCGCAGGATTCGATCCTGTCAGAGTTGCCAGGTTCAATCAGAAACACAAAAGCGCCCTGTTGAAAGATCCCGGCATCATCCGGAACCGGCTCAAAATTGACGCGGCAGTGAGCAATGCCCGGGCGTTCTTAGCGATACGACGCGAGTTCGGCTCATTCGACAAATATGTCTGGCAGTTTGTGGGAGGTACTTCCATCATCAATCGGTGGAGACGGAAACAGGACGTACCGGCAAGCACCACGGCAAGCGATGTGTTATCTCAGGATCTCAAGAAACGGGGATTTCGTTTTGTCGGCACGACAATTGTCTACGCCTACATGCAAGCCATCGGCATGGTCAACGACCATACAATGGATTGCTTCACGAGAAAAACCTCCTCTCGTCGAAGTTTGGCATAG
- a CDS encoding fibronectin type III domain-containing protein: MNRWLLIVFAALAGCGGGDSGTGEVNSPVQSPPVATSSATVEWEPVAAGDLAGYKLYQSTSSGSQGSIVSGNISPSSTRYTVGNLQVGATYYFVVTAYDTSGNESTPSNQITRTIK; encoded by the coding sequence ATGAACCGGTGGCTATTGATTGTTTTTGCCGCCCTTGCCGGATGTGGCGGCGGGGATAGCGGCACGGGCGAAGTGAATTCTCCCGTCCAGTCACCGCCGGTTGCAACCTCCTCTGCGACGGTGGAATGGGAGCCTGTGGCAGCCGGAGATCTGGCAGGCTACAAGTTGTATCAATCGACGTCTTCCGGTTCACAGGGCTCGATCGTCAGCGGCAATATTTCGCCGTCCAGTACAAGATATACGGTTGGAAATCTCCAGGTTGGCGCAACGTACTATTTTGTTGTTACGGCCTATGACACGTCGGGTAACGAGAGTACTCCTTCCAATCAGATCACCAGAACGATTAAATAG
- a CDS encoding M12 family metallo-peptidase has product MNPAVIDRINTGSNDESIELTVDLPASGEVTAIVHPHRKKTKTLQRIRGWNGSLRQHVDSEVALVSRDGMMAGSIRKGRIVYEIKPGDNGSHHLLEIDSEELPPDYHPIPVSKEQLDAAEQAAGRGGQPGSTQTARDDGSVIDVLVVYTETVKNANGGQSGIEASIDLAVALANQALANSSIHTEFRLVHTAQVTYTEAANSNTDLNRLQNPGDSFMDGVHALRNQYNADLVALIVENLGDACGIGYVMTPVSPDFEKFAFSVVQHSCISSYTFAHEVGHNIGSMHDRQEGGRGAFPYSFGHKEPGKFRTIMAYPCPPPNLCTRINHYSNPHVQYQGSWATGVDDNVDPAHSADNARGFNNALGTVARFRDSEIDTTAPDAPANLHFVD; this is encoded by the coding sequence GTGAACCCTGCTGTCATCGATCGAATTAATACTGGAAGCAATGATGAATCCATTGAACTAACAGTGGACCTTCCGGCGTCCGGGGAGGTGACCGCAATCGTGCACCCTCATCGGAAGAAGACAAAGACGTTGCAGCGTATCCGCGGTTGGAACGGATCGCTGAGACAGCATGTGGACAGTGAAGTGGCTCTCGTCTCCCGGGATGGAATGATGGCGGGAAGCATTCGGAAAGGGCGGATCGTCTATGAGATCAAACCGGGCGATAACGGCTCGCATCACTTGCTCGAAATCGACTCCGAGGAGTTGCCGCCTGACTACCACCCTATCCCGGTATCCAAAGAACAGCTTGACGCTGCGGAGCAAGCTGCCGGACGAGGTGGACAACCTGGCAGTACACAGACAGCCCGCGATGATGGATCCGTGATCGACGTGCTGGTCGTCTACACCGAAACCGTCAAGAACGCGAATGGAGGACAGAGTGGGATCGAAGCCTCAATTGACTTGGCTGTTGCGCTCGCCAACCAAGCATTGGCCAATAGCTCGATCCATACGGAGTTTCGCCTCGTCCACACGGCTCAAGTCACCTACACTGAAGCGGCAAATTCAAACACCGATCTGAACCGGCTTCAAAATCCCGGCGACAGCTTTATGGACGGCGTGCATGCATTGCGGAATCAGTACAATGCCGATCTGGTAGCGTTGATCGTCGAAAACCTGGGAGACGCCTGCGGCATTGGGTATGTGATGACCCCCGTCAGCCCCGACTTCGAAAAGTTCGCCTTTAGCGTGGTTCAGCATAGTTGTATTTCCAGCTACACGTTCGCCCATGAGGTCGGTCATAACATAGGATCAATGCATGACAGACAGGAAGGGGGAAGGGGCGCGTTCCCGTATTCGTTCGGTCACAAGGAGCCGGGAAAGTTCCGGACGATCATGGCCTATCCTTGCCCGCCTCCCAATCTCTGCACCCGCATCAATCACTATTCCAATCCCCATGTCCAATACCAAGGGTCTTGGGCGACGGGTGTGGATGACAATGTGGATCCCGCCCATTCGGCTGACAATGCGAGAGGGTTTAACAATGCTCTCGGCACCGTGGCACGCTTCCGAGACAGTGAAATTGATACCACCGCACCAGACGCGCCTGCAAACCTCCATTTCGTCGACTAG
- a CDS encoding DUF488 family protein: MPGILWTIGHSTRPVDEFIDLLRAHDVLQVIDVRTIPRSRHNPQFNSNCLATSLTLAGLVYGLSPELGGLRKPSKNSINTGWRNASFRGYADYMQTDAFWNALENLIHQSAARATAVMCAEAVPWRCHRSLIADAVSLRGWKVRHILSSRKVRQHVLTAFAVVDHGKVRYPAPVEQSPPELF, from the coding sequence ATGCCCGGCATCCTCTGGACCATCGGTCATTCGACCAGACCCGTCGATGAGTTCATCGACCTGCTACGGGCCCATGACGTGCTGCAAGTCATAGATGTCCGGACTATTCCGCGGTCCCGGCACAATCCTCAGTTCAATTCCAACTGCCTGGCAACAAGCTTGACGTTGGCCGGTCTCGTCTATGGACTGTCCCCGGAACTCGGCGGATTACGAAAACCTTCCAAGAATTCGATCAATACCGGGTGGAGAAATGCGAGCTTTCGAGGGTATGCCGATTATATGCAAACGGATGCATTTTGGAATGCACTGGAAAATCTCATTCATCAGAGTGCCGCGCGAGCGACGGCCGTCATGTGTGCGGAAGCCGTGCCGTGGCGCTGTCACCGGTCATTGATCGCCGATGCCGTCTCATTACGCGGCTGGAAGGTCCGGCACATTCTCTCCAGCCGGAAGGTACGACAGCACGTCTTGACGGCATTCGCCGTAGTTGATCACGGCAAAGTGCGCTATCCTGCACCGGTCGAACAGAGTCCACCCGAACTGTTTTGA
- the arsS gene encoding arsenosugar biosynthesis radical SAM (seleno)protein ArsS (Some members of this family are selenoproteins.), protein MTLTLLKRNNPLASAATQLQLLAESEAVPPFNVRLNQSGLFPLQATGISVLQLNVGKLCNQTCRHCHVDAGPDRTETMSRETAELCIKALSKTDIPTVDITGGAPELNPHFRWLVEQSRSLGRHVIDRCNLSVLLLPSQSDLGDFLASHRVEIVASLPYYRPAQTDAQRGAGVFDKSIEGLQLLNRLGYGLPESDLILNLVYNPVGAFLPPNQDSIERQFRRELASRHGIQFTRLFTITNMPISRFLEFLVTSENFDGYMSRLASAFNPAAVAGVMCRYTLSVGWDGTLYDCDFNQMLNLRVGSEMPGHIRDFDPAKLYHRLIVTRNHCFGCTAGAGSSCGGTVTTSP, encoded by the coding sequence ATGACGTTGACTTTGCTTAAACGGAACAATCCGTTGGCTTCGGCCGCGACACAACTTCAGTTATTGGCGGAAAGCGAGGCCGTTCCTCCGTTTAACGTGCGACTCAATCAGTCCGGCCTGTTTCCTCTTCAGGCGACAGGGATTAGCGTCCTTCAACTCAACGTTGGCAAACTGTGCAATCAGACCTGCCGGCACTGCCATGTAGACGCCGGTCCCGATCGAACCGAGACCATGTCCCGTGAAACGGCAGAGCTGTGTATCAAAGCGTTATCAAAGACCGACATTCCAACCGTGGATATCACCGGGGGAGCGCCGGAACTGAACCCTCATTTCCGGTGGCTGGTCGAGCAGAGCCGCTCGTTGGGCCGTCATGTGATAGATCGCTGCAATCTTTCGGTGCTGCTTCTTCCTTCGCAATCAGATCTCGGCGACTTTCTTGCAAGTCATCGAGTCGAGATTGTCGCGTCGCTTCCGTACTATCGTCCTGCCCAGACGGATGCCCAGCGCGGAGCGGGAGTGTTCGATAAATCGATTGAGGGATTGCAACTGCTCAACCGCCTGGGGTACGGCCTTCCTGAAAGCGATCTGATCCTGAACCTCGTTTACAATCCGGTCGGAGCATTTCTTCCTCCGAACCAAGACTCCATTGAGCGTCAGTTTCGGCGCGAACTGGCGAGTCGTCACGGCATCCAGTTCACCCGCCTCTTCACGATCACCAATATGCCGATCAGCCGTTTCTTGGAATTTCTCGTCACGAGCGAGAATTTCGACGGCTATATGTCGCGACTTGCCAGCGCCTTCAATCCCGCTGCCGTGGCGGGAGTCATGTGCCGCTACACGCTGTCTGTGGGATGGGATGGGACGCTCTATGATTGTGACTTTAACCAGATGTTGAATCTTCGCGTCGGCTCGGAAATGCCGGGACACATCCGAGACTTCGATCCTGCGAAGCTATACCACCGCCTGATCGTCACGCGTAACCATTGCTTCGGCTGCACAGCTGGAGCCGGTTCCTCCTGCGGTGGGACTGTGACCACGTCGCCATGA
- the hflK gene encoding FtsH protease activity modulator HflK, which yields MVWDPKDPWSKRSDPLEDALRQARTQFQAILPSGGLRNILLVGLLIFLVWQSAFIVGPDEEGVVKRFGIPVRTLGPGPHMKIPLLETVLQPKVAKLHRVEIGFRTDRQNRQQMISQEALMLTGDMNILAIEFIVQYKIKASADYLFNVAEIHDTIGKAAEASMREVIGKSKIDEALTTGKAQIQQDTQDLLQKILDQYHTGVQVAAVQLQDVDPPEAVAAAFKDVTNAKEDREKLINQAIGYRNDILPKAKGEAAQIVNQAKGYSQARVNRALGETNRFLATLKEYNQAKDIISKRIYIETMEEIMPKMEKIIIDGKAGERLLPYLPLDRPSKKQTPPAEGSKS from the coding sequence ATGGTGTGGGACCCAAAAGATCCTTGGAGCAAGAGAAGCGACCCGCTTGAAGATGCCCTGAGACAAGCCCGGACACAATTCCAAGCCATTCTTCCTTCGGGCGGGCTGAGAAACATTCTCCTCGTCGGGCTTCTGATCTTTTTGGTCTGGCAAAGCGCATTTATCGTCGGTCCCGACGAAGAAGGTGTCGTCAAGCGTTTTGGCATTCCAGTCCGTACGCTCGGGCCAGGACCCCACATGAAAATTCCACTTCTTGAAACGGTACTCCAACCTAAAGTCGCCAAACTCCACCGAGTGGAGATTGGTTTTCGCACTGACCGCCAAAACCGCCAGCAAATGATCTCACAAGAAGCGCTCATGCTAACCGGAGATATGAATATTCTCGCCATCGAGTTCATCGTGCAATACAAGATCAAGGCGTCCGCCGATTATCTGTTCAACGTGGCCGAAATTCACGACACGATCGGCAAGGCCGCGGAAGCTTCAATGCGAGAAGTGATTGGGAAAAGCAAGATTGACGAGGCCCTGACGACCGGCAAAGCGCAGATTCAACAAGACACGCAGGATCTTTTGCAAAAAATCTTGGATCAGTACCATACCGGCGTCCAAGTTGCCGCGGTTCAGTTACAGGACGTGGATCCACCGGAAGCGGTCGCCGCCGCCTTTAAAGATGTGACGAACGCGAAGGAGGATCGTGAAAAACTGATCAATCAAGCCATCGGATATCGAAACGACATCCTGCCGAAGGCCAAAGGAGAAGCCGCGCAGATCGTCAACCAGGCCAAGGGCTATTCCCAAGCCCGCGTGAACCGGGCGTTGGGTGAGACGAATAGATTCCTGGCCACGCTCAAAGAGTACAACCAGGCCAAGGATATCATCAGCAAGAGAATTTATATCGAAACCATGGAAGAGATCATGCCCAAGATGGAGAAGATCATCATTGATGGGAAAGCAGGGGAACGGCTGCTCCCCTACTTGCCGCTTGATCGTCCATCCAAGAAGCAGACCCCTCCCGCTGAGGGTTCGAAATCATGA
- the hflC gene encoding protease modulator HflC translates to MTKQGFVIALGAVFVGLLIVGASPLFVVDVTQTAIVVQLGKPIRTVTEPGLYLKMPFVQDVTYFDKRLLDYDSDAQDVITEDKKTLLLDNFAKWRITDPLKVYQNFQSQRGALQRLHDIIYSELRVELGRHDLLEIVSTARAELMKVVTQRSNEKASAYGIEIQDVRIKRADLPQENEKTVFQRMQAEREQQAKQYRAEGAEEAQKIRSEAEKDKEILLAQAYKESEENRGTGDAKAFRIYADAYRQDQKFFDFTRSMEAYKRSFDDKSTVVMSPDSEFFHYLKQR, encoded by the coding sequence ATGACAAAGCAGGGATTTGTCATCGCACTAGGCGCCGTCTTCGTTGGATTGCTGATCGTAGGCGCATCCCCGCTCTTCGTCGTGGACGTGACGCAGACGGCCATCGTCGTTCAACTCGGCAAACCGATTCGCACGGTGACGGAACCCGGATTGTACCTCAAGATGCCGTTCGTGCAGGATGTCACCTATTTCGACAAACGCCTTCTTGACTATGACTCAGACGCCCAGGACGTCATCACGGAGGATAAAAAGACCTTGCTGCTCGACAATTTTGCCAAATGGCGGATTACCGATCCACTCAAAGTCTATCAAAACTTTCAAAGTCAACGAGGGGCTCTTCAACGTTTACATGACATCATCTATTCGGAGTTGAGGGTCGAGCTTGGACGACATGATCTCTTGGAAATCGTTTCCACCGCACGCGCGGAACTGATGAAGGTCGTCACGCAGCGATCGAATGAAAAAGCATCGGCCTATGGAATCGAGATCCAGGATGTGAGGATCAAGCGGGCGGACCTTCCGCAGGAGAATGAAAAAACAGTGTTCCAACGGATGCAAGCGGAAAGAGAGCAGCAAGCCAAACAATATCGGGCGGAAGGAGCCGAAGAAGCGCAAAAAATCCGTTCTGAAGCCGAAAAGGATAAGGAAATCTTGTTAGCGCAAGCCTATAAAGAATCTGAAGAAAACAGGGGAACGGGGGATGCGAAAGCATTCCGCATCTATGCCGACGCGTATCGTCAGGACCAAAAGTTCTTTGATTTTACTCGCTCAATGGAAGCGTACAAACGATCCTTCGATGACAAGTCAACGGTCGTGATGAGCCCTGATTCAGAGTTCTTTCACTATCTGAAACAACGATGA
- a CDS encoding formate--tetrahydrofolate ligase: MTGSEVLRVDQPLHIQDVAAQIGLSKEDLDCYGKYKAKVLPSAFRRLEGNSQGKYILVTAINPTPLGEGKTTTSIGLTMGLCRLGHRAVVTLRQPSLGPVFGIKGGGTGGGRSQIVPMDEINLHLTGDAHAVAASHNLLSAFVDNHIFHGNALGIDPASITWPRVGSISDRALRGIVLGDGPGRRNSQFVITEASEVMAVLALSAHHADLRKRLAEIVVGFASPRRPVRAEELGCAGSMSVLLKDALLPNLVQTTEGTPAFVHTGPFGNIAHGNCSIVSDFLALRCAEYVVTEAGFGSDLGAEKFFNIKCRISGLKPAAVVVVATLRALKLHGGGGPAKAGSALPDSLTGPNRQALEKGFCNLIQHIENVRAHGVPVVVALNAFKDDPVDELEWVCRESLKVGAKEAAISTHYAEGGRGSEELAHAIVRAADQQAEFTHLYDQSWPIKKKIETIAMRMYGAAAVSYEANVEHQISMAEEMGYAQLPVCMAKTALSLSHDPMLKGRPKNFTLPVTEVRLLAGAGFLTAVCSGMQLMPGLPKRPAGERIDCDPLTGQVVGLF; the protein is encoded by the coding sequence ATGACAGGATCAGAAGTCCTTAGGGTAGATCAGCCTCTTCACATTCAAGACGTCGCTGCACAAATCGGTTTATCGAAAGAAGACCTTGATTGCTACGGAAAATATAAAGCAAAGGTCTTACCAAGCGCCTTCAGGAGACTGGAGGGCAATTCGCAGGGCAAATACATCTTAGTGACGGCGATTAATCCAACCCCCTTGGGAGAGGGCAAAACCACGACGTCCATTGGCCTGACAATGGGCTTGTGCCGCCTCGGGCATCGAGCCGTCGTCACACTTCGACAGCCGTCTCTCGGCCCAGTTTTCGGAATTAAAGGGGGAGGTACCGGAGGAGGACGTTCACAGATAGTTCCAATGGACGAAATTAACCTGCATCTGACCGGCGATGCTCATGCTGTGGCGGCGAGCCACAACTTATTGTCGGCATTTGTAGACAATCATATATTTCATGGAAATGCCTTGGGTATTGACCCGGCGTCTATCACATGGCCGCGTGTTGGAAGCATAAGTGATCGTGCCTTGAGAGGCATCGTTCTGGGCGACGGACCAGGAAGACGTAACTCACAATTTGTGATTACGGAAGCTTCAGAAGTCATGGCCGTTCTGGCATTGTCCGCTCATCACGCCGATCTCAGAAAAAGGCTCGCCGAAATTGTAGTGGGATTCGCGTCACCTCGTCGGCCCGTTCGAGCCGAAGAGTTGGGCTGTGCGGGTTCCATGAGCGTCCTACTCAAGGATGCCTTGTTGCCCAACTTGGTCCAGACCACTGAAGGTACACCCGCTTTTGTCCATACCGGACCGTTTGGAAACATTGCTCATGGGAATTGCTCGATCGTTTCAGATTTTCTGGCGTTGCGTTGCGCAGAGTATGTTGTGACTGAAGCCGGTTTCGGGAGTGACTTGGGTGCAGAGAAGTTCTTTAATATTAAGTGCCGGATTTCAGGGCTTAAACCGGCCGCAGTTGTCGTCGTGGCCACGCTGCGTGCGCTCAAGCTGCACGGAGGCGGTGGACCAGCTAAAGCAGGAAGCGCACTTCCGGATTCCCTCACGGGTCCAAATCGTCAAGCCCTCGAGAAAGGATTCTGTAATCTCATCCAGCACATTGAGAATGTGCGTGCTCATGGCGTTCCGGTCGTCGTAGCCCTGAACGCCTTCAAGGATGACCCGGTGGATGAACTGGAATGGGTGTGCAGGGAGTCGCTGAAGGTTGGCGCAAAAGAGGCAGCGATCTCCACCCATTATGCCGAAGGTGGTCGGGGATCTGAAGAATTGGCCCATGCAATTGTTCGGGCGGCTGACCAGCAGGCAGAGTTTACACATCTTTACGATCAATCCTGGCCGATCAAGAAGAAAATCGAAACGATTGCCATGCGCATGTACGGCGCCGCTGCTGTCTCCTATGAGGCCAACGTGGAGCATCAAATCTCCATGGCTGAGGAGATGGGATATGCTCAGCTTCCCGTGTGTATGGCTAAAACCGCCTTATCGCTGTCACACGATCCCATGTTGAAGGGACGCCCGAAGAACTTTACCCTGCCGGTTACGGAGGTTCGACTCCTCGCGGGAGCAGGCTTCCTAACGGCCGTGTGTTCAGGCATGCAGTTGATGCCGGGATTGCCGAAGAGACCGGCAGGAGAAAGGATCGATTGCGATCCTCTGACCGGACAAGTCGTGGGGCTTTTCTAG
- a CDS encoding M23 family metallopeptidase, with translation MAQSSGAENNDSYTVVIFRGSTAKPLRFSFPRKFVRKLLIVCAIFLVADILVISHYVIRTGEVWELSAFKTEAMSAREQTVAFSTAIDDLKKRLGSMKEVNQRLRVMLGIDAPKTGDLVNGRGGEETPLPEGSAVPPGKTITTDVSMAMGSAEGMLASGQQRQPSAMGMTDLSEEELVLEVKAGLKWLSKEAALEEQSLNELSVAAEQKSSRWAATPSIWPVKGWVTSGFGPRVSPFTEKPAWHDGLDIGAAANAPVHAPAQGRVTTVGFDSKLGNVVKLDHGFGIETLYGHMAKSLVKEGQRVKRGDVVGLVGSSGLATGPHLHYMVKVNGQAYDPTKYILD, from the coding sequence ATGGCACAGTCGTCCGGCGCAGAGAACAACGATTCATACACAGTCGTGATATTTCGCGGTTCTACCGCTAAACCGCTTCGCTTTAGCTTTCCTCGCAAGTTTGTGCGTAAGCTATTGATAGTATGTGCAATTTTTCTCGTTGCTGACATACTGGTTATCTCTCATTACGTCATCCGCACAGGCGAAGTATGGGAGTTGTCAGCTTTCAAGACGGAAGCCATGAGTGCGAGAGAACAGACTGTAGCATTTTCCACGGCTATAGATGATCTCAAGAAACGACTGGGCAGCATGAAAGAGGTGAATCAGAGACTGCGCGTGATGTTGGGAATTGACGCTCCTAAGACAGGCGACCTGGTGAACGGACGCGGCGGTGAGGAAACCCCATTGCCAGAAGGTAGCGCTGTTCCTCCAGGTAAAACCATCACAACCGACGTGTCTATGGCAATGGGATCGGCTGAAGGAATGCTTGCGTCGGGGCAACAGCGGCAGCCAAGCGCAATGGGCATGACTGATCTGAGTGAAGAGGAGTTAGTCCTTGAAGTGAAAGCCGGTCTCAAATGGCTGAGTAAAGAGGCTGCACTGGAAGAACAATCATTGAACGAGCTTTCGGTTGCCGCGGAACAAAAATCATCCAGATGGGCGGCAACTCCTTCGATCTGGCCTGTTAAAGGGTGGGTTACCTCAGGATTCGGACCGAGAGTATCTCCATTTACTGAGAAGCCGGCTTGGCATGATGGTCTTGATATCGGAGCTGCGGCTAATGCTCCCGTGCATGCACCTGCCCAAGGTCGTGTGACTACAGTCGGATTCGATTCAAAACTCGGCAATGTCGTTAAATTGGATCATGGCTTTGGCATTGAAACTCTGTATGGCCATATGGCCAAATCGCTTGTTAAAGAGGGACAGCGTGTCAAACGTGGAGATGTCGTAGGTTTGGTCGGAAGCAGCGGATTGGCAACCGGTCCCCATCTCCACTATATGGTCAAGGTAAATGGTCAGGCGTACGATCCGACCAAATATATTTTAGACTGA
- the cutA gene encoding divalent-cation tolerance protein CutA, whose amino-acid sequence MKRQTPKILLIIVSCPNKPGASRIARAVIDRRLAACANIVDRVRSIYRWKRKIVEEHEVLVLFKTTDKQYSQLERFLLDIHPYDNPEIIAISLFQGSPNYLEWVSQEVQLVDGHK is encoded by the coding sequence ATGAAACGCCAAACGCCCAAAATTCTCCTTATTATTGTTAGCTGCCCGAACAAGCCAGGAGCCTCAAGAATCGCGAGGGCAGTGATCGACAGGAGGTTGGCCGCTTGCGCCAACATCGTAGATCGGGTCCGTTCCATTTATCGCTGGAAAAGGAAGATCGTTGAAGAGCACGAGGTTCTAGTTCTATTTAAGACAACCGATAAGCAATATAGTCAGTTGGAGAGATTCTTACTCGATATTCACCCTTATGACAATCCGGAGATCATTGCGATTAGCCTATTTCAAGGAAGCCCCAACTATTTGGAGTGGGTCAGCCAAGAAGTACAATTAGTTGATGGTCACAAATAA
- a CDS encoding rhodanese-like domain-containing protein, with amino-acid sequence MSFVITPKELKMRLDNGDEFFLLDVREQWEFDLAKLDGSSLIPLATLPHSLSKLDRGKEIVAICHHGMRSADATNFLLQQGFPNVKNLVGGIDAWSAQVDNKVPRY; translated from the coding sequence ATGAGTTTTGTAATCACACCCAAAGAATTGAAAATGCGTCTAGACAATGGCGATGAGTTTTTTTTACTAGACGTACGCGAGCAATGGGAATTTGACTTGGCCAAGCTTGACGGGTCCTCACTCATCCCTCTAGCCACTCTTCCTCATTCGCTCTCAAAACTTGATCGTGGCAAAGAAATCGTTGCTATATGCCATCATGGGATGCGGAGTGCAGATGCGACGAATTTTTTACTGCAGCAGGGTTTCCCGAATGTCAAAAACCTAGTGGGGGGAATCGACGCTTGGTCAGCACAGGTCGATAACAAGGTGCCAAGGTATTAG